The Micromonospora sp. NBC_00421 genome contains a region encoding:
- the uxaC gene encoding glucuronate isomerase, whose protein sequence is MPTSPDLLLPTDPGVRAIARELYALAGPQPIISPHGHVDPALLAEDQPFPDPARLLIVPDHYLTRMLLSQGVPPAELGVPSVDGSPVETDGRTIWRRFAAHWHLFRGTPSRLWLERTFSEVFGVDTPLTPATADAVYDELAARLAEPEFRPRALFERFRIEVLATTESPLDDLAAHAKLAADGWGGPGGRVVTTFRPDNVVDMEFDGWADNVARLGEVAGVDTGTYAGYLDALRARRAAFVAAGATSSDHGHPTARTLALSADEAARLYDRGRRGLADAADAEAFRAHMLVEFARMSLDDGLVLQLHPGAVRNHNRQLYATHGRDVGGDVPHATEYVHALAPLLDAYGNDPRLRVVLYTLDEYTFTRELAPLAGGYAALYLGAPWWFLDSPEVLRRFREAVTESAGFYNTAGFVDDTRAFCSIPVRHDVARRIDAGFLARLVAEHRLTGDEAAETVVDLAYRLPKKVFRFGGSA, encoded by the coding sequence GTGCCGACCTCTCCTGACCTGCTCCTGCCGACCGACCCGGGCGTCCGGGCCATCGCCCGCGAGCTGTACGCCCTGGCCGGGCCGCAGCCGATCATCTCGCCACACGGGCACGTCGACCCGGCGCTGCTGGCCGAGGACCAGCCCTTCCCGGACCCGGCCCGGCTGCTGATCGTGCCCGACCACTACCTCACCCGGATGCTGCTCAGCCAGGGCGTGCCCCCGGCCGAGCTGGGCGTGCCCAGCGTCGACGGCAGCCCGGTGGAGACCGACGGCCGGACGATCTGGCGACGCTTCGCCGCGCACTGGCACCTGTTCCGGGGCACCCCGTCCCGGCTGTGGCTGGAACGCACCTTCAGCGAGGTGTTCGGGGTGGACACACCGCTGACCCCGGCGACCGCCGACGCCGTCTACGACGAGCTGGCCGCCCGGCTGGCCGAGCCGGAGTTCCGGCCCCGGGCGCTGTTCGAACGGTTCCGGATCGAGGTGCTGGCCACCACCGAGTCGCCCCTGGACGACCTCGCCGCGCACGCCAAGCTCGCCGCCGACGGCTGGGGCGGGCCGGGTGGCCGGGTGGTCACCACGTTCCGCCCGGACAACGTCGTCGACATGGAGTTCGACGGCTGGGCCGACAACGTGGCCCGGCTCGGCGAGGTGGCCGGCGTCGACACCGGCACGTACGCCGGCTACCTGGACGCGCTGCGGGCCAGGCGGGCGGCGTTCGTCGCGGCCGGCGCGACCTCCTCCGACCACGGCCACCCCACCGCGCGGACCCTGGCGCTCTCCGCCGACGAGGCGGCGCGGCTCTACGACAGGGGCCGGCGCGGGCTGGCCGACGCCGCCGACGCCGAGGCGTTCCGGGCGCACATGCTCGTGGAGTTCGCCCGGATGTCGCTCGACGACGGGCTGGTGCTGCAACTGCACCCCGGCGCGGTCCGCAACCACAACCGCCAGCTGTACGCCACCCACGGCCGCGACGTCGGCGGGGACGTCCCGCACGCCACCGAGTACGTGCACGCGCTGGCCCCGCTGCTCGACGCGTACGGCAACGACCCGCGGCTGCGGGTGGTGCTCTACACCCTCGACGAGTACACCTTCACCCGGGAGCTGGCCCCGCTGGCCGGCGGCTACGCCGCGCTCTACCTCGGCGCGCCCTGGTGGTTCCTGGACTCCCCGGAGGTGCTGCGCCGGTTCCGCGAGGCGGTCACCGAGTCCGCCGGGTTCTACAACACCGCCGGCTTCGTCGACGACACCCGCGCGTTCTGCTCCATCCCGGTCCGCCACGACGTGGCCCGCCGGATCGACGCCGGGTTCCTGGCCCGCCTCGTCGCCGAACACCGGCTGACCGGGGACGAGGCCGCCGAGACGGTCGTCGACCTGGCGTACCGGCTGCCCAAGAAGGTCTTCAGGTTCGGAGGGTCCGCATGA
- a CDS encoding enolase C-terminal domain-like protein → MSTRITDVDVHDVRFPTAAAGDGSDAINRGDYSASYVELRTDGGPTGAGFTFTNGRGNEITCAAIDALAHHVRGRTVEEIAAEPVAFWRSLTADVQLRWLGPEKGVIHMAAGALVNAVWDLRAKLAGKPMWRYLAELPTDELVANVDFHHITDALTPDEAATILDKGLVGGSERLAELEQSGFPSYTTSVGWLGYPDEKVRALTREAYAQGWRAMKMKVGGPPADDLRRARIIRAEIGPDALLMMDANQVWDVDEAITNMTALAEVDPYWIEEPTHADDILGHARIARAVSGLTDGRCRVATGEVAANRVIFKQLLQAEAIGVMQIDACRVAGVNEVLAEILLAAKFGVPICPHAGGVGLCEYVQHLAIFDYLRVGTSLDGRMVEYVDHLHEHFVDPVRTRGGRYLLPTAPGYSATMRPGSIARFRFPDGPEWR, encoded by the coding sequence ATGAGCACCAGGATCACCGACGTCGACGTGCACGACGTCCGGTTCCCCACCGCGGCGGCCGGCGACGGCTCGGACGCGATCAACCGGGGCGACTACTCGGCCAGCTACGTCGAGCTGCGTACCGACGGCGGCCCGACGGGTGCCGGATTCACCTTCACCAACGGGCGGGGCAACGAGATCACCTGTGCGGCGATCGACGCCCTCGCCCACCACGTGCGGGGCCGGACGGTGGAGGAGATCGCGGCCGAGCCGGTGGCGTTCTGGCGGTCGCTCACCGCCGACGTGCAGCTGCGCTGGCTGGGGCCGGAGAAGGGGGTCATCCACATGGCCGCCGGCGCGCTCGTCAACGCGGTCTGGGACCTGCGGGCCAAGCTGGCCGGCAAGCCGATGTGGCGCTACCTCGCCGAGCTGCCCACCGACGAGCTGGTCGCCAACGTCGACTTCCACCACATCACCGACGCGCTCACCCCCGACGAGGCCGCCACCATCCTCGACAAGGGACTAGTCGGAGGGTCGGAACGGCTCGCGGAACTTGAGCAGAGTGGTTTTCCGTCGTACACGACGTCGGTGGGGTGGTTGGGGTATCCGGACGAGAAGGTGCGGGCGTTGACCCGCGAGGCGTACGCCCAGGGGTGGCGGGCGATGAAGATGAAGGTCGGCGGCCCGCCCGCCGACGACCTGCGTCGGGCGCGGATCATCCGGGCCGAGATCGGCCCCGACGCGCTGCTGATGATGGACGCCAACCAGGTCTGGGACGTCGACGAGGCGATCACCAACATGACCGCGCTGGCCGAGGTCGACCCGTACTGGATCGAGGAGCCGACGCACGCCGACGACATCCTCGGCCACGCCCGGATCGCCCGCGCGGTGAGCGGGCTGACCGACGGCCGGTGCCGGGTCGCCACCGGTGAGGTGGCCGCCAACCGGGTCATCTTCAAGCAGCTGCTCCAGGCCGAGGCGATCGGGGTGATGCAGATCGACGCCTGCCGGGTCGCCGGGGTCAACGAGGTGCTGGCGGAGATCCTGCTGGCGGCGAAGTTCGGGGTGCCGATCTGCCCGCACGCCGGTGGCGTCGGCCTCTGCGAGTACGTGCAGCACCTGGCCATCTTCGACTACCTGCGGGTCGGCACCAGCCTGGACGGGCGGATGGTCGAGTACGTCGACCACCTGCACGAGCACTTCGTCGACCCGGTCCGCACCCGGGGCGGCCGGTACCTGCTGCCCACCGCCCCCGGTTACAGCGCCACCATGCGCCCCGGGTCGATCGCCCGGTTCCGCTTCCCGGACGGCCCGGAATGGCGGTGA
- a CDS encoding mannitol dehydrogenase family protein: MAVNGGTDRLGLATLRRLPEPSRPLIRPGTVPAGIVHLGLGAFHRAHQAVYTEAAIGAAGGDWAIVGVAPRSTALVEALAAQDALFSVTTLAADRSETRVVGALAGVRHAASDPAAVVALLADPAIRVVTLTVTEKAYQLDPVSGALRADPELTLDLTTDRPPVTVPGLLVRGLLARAAAQAGPIALVSCDNLPANGRRLRGLVQQSLALAGASDTVLDALAGQVGFPGTMVDRIVPASTDGTRATARAALGVADLAAVAAEPYLQWVIEDDFPGGRPAWEQAGAVLTTDAGPWERLKLRGLNGVHSAVAYLGAVAGRETIADALTLPGLTDVLRRFVADDVAASFTPPDGVRVTGYGDEVLARFANPAIRHRTLQVAMDGSQKLPQRVLHTAADLRARGRSAYWSALVVAAWLRFLDGRADDGTVLPLDDPLADRITAALAAADGTPAGTVGALFALPEVFPAALADDDGFRTDVTGWLGALRTHGVAAVLAGAA; this comes from the coding sequence ATGGCGGTGAACGGGGGCACCGACCGGCTGGGCCTGGCCACCCTGCGCCGGCTGCCCGAGCCGAGCCGACCGCTGATCCGACCGGGCACCGTGCCGGCCGGCATCGTCCACCTGGGACTCGGCGCGTTCCACCGGGCCCACCAGGCGGTCTACACCGAGGCGGCGATCGGCGCGGCCGGCGGCGACTGGGCCATCGTCGGCGTCGCCCCGCGCAGCACCGCGCTGGTCGAGGCCCTCGCGGCGCAGGACGCGCTGTTCAGCGTCACCACGCTGGCCGCCGACCGGTCCGAGACCCGGGTGGTCGGCGCGTTGGCCGGGGTACGCCACGCGGCCAGCGACCCGGCGGCGGTGGTCGCGCTGCTCGCCGACCCGGCGATCCGGGTGGTGACGCTGACCGTGACCGAGAAGGCCTACCAGCTCGACCCGGTCTCCGGGGCGCTGCGGGCCGACCCGGAGCTGACCCTCGACCTGACCACCGACCGGCCTCCGGTCACCGTGCCCGGCCTGCTGGTGCGCGGGCTGCTCGCCCGTGCCGCCGCGCAGGCGGGCCCGATCGCGCTGGTGAGCTGCGACAACCTGCCGGCGAACGGGCGTCGGCTGCGCGGCCTGGTGCAGCAGTCACTGGCCCTGGCCGGGGCGTCGGACACCGTGCTGGACGCCCTCGCCGGGCAGGTGGGTTTCCCCGGCACGATGGTGGACCGGATCGTCCCGGCCAGCACCGACGGGACGCGGGCGACCGCCCGCGCCGCGTTGGGGGTGGCCGACCTGGCCGCGGTGGCCGCCGAGCCGTACCTCCAGTGGGTGATCGAGGACGACTTCCCCGGCGGCCGGCCGGCCTGGGAGCAGGCCGGCGCGGTGCTCACCACCGACGCCGGGCCGTGGGAGCGGCTGAAGCTGCGCGGCCTCAACGGCGTGCACTCGGCGGTGGCCTACCTGGGCGCGGTGGCCGGCCGCGAGACGATCGCGGACGCGCTGACGTTGCCCGGCCTGACCGACGTGCTGCGCCGGTTCGTCGCCGACGACGTCGCCGCCAGCTTCACCCCACCCGACGGGGTACGGGTCACCGGGTACGGCGACGAGGTGCTGGCCCGCTTCGCCAACCCGGCGATCCGGCACCGCACCCTCCAGGTGGCGATGGACGGGTCGCAGAAACTGCCGCAGCGGGTCCTGCACACCGCCGCCGACCTGCGCGCGCGGGGCCGGTCGGCATACTGGTCGGCGCTGGTCGTGGCGGCCTGGCTGCGGTTCCTCGACGGGCGGGCCGACGACGGCACCGTGCTGCCGCTTGACGACCCGCTGGCCGACCGGATCACCGCCGCGCTCGCCGCCGCCGACGGCACCCCCGCCGGCACGGTCGGGGCGCTGTTCGCCCTGCCCGAGGTCTTCCCGGCCGCGCTCGCCGACGACGACGGGTTCCGCACCGACGTCACCGGGTGGCTCGGCGCGCTGCGTACCCACGGTGTGGCGGCGGTCCTGGCGGGTGCGGCGTGA
- a CDS encoding Gfo/Idh/MocA family protein — MTGPVPPAAVGGLAAQGAPPARPTAATPPAGTGHPGVAVPRVAIVGANGHGRWHRRTVAPLHAAGRLRLVALVDVRPVSDEPAAPVPPGATVHTDHREMLAATRPDVVIVCTPPHTHLPIALDVLAAGADLLLEKPPVLSTAEHRALAEALAEGGRVCQVGFQALGSVALAQLSAAVGQGRLGTVTGIGTVAAWQRPDGYYARSPWAGRRTLHGRPVLDGALVNPFAHAVMQCLAVAETVVGAPVRPARIELERYRVRPIEVDDTATLRIVTPGGPPIVAAVTLAGEDFVAGEVIVTGTAGRAVLEYPTDRLLLPGDPEPREVPGRRGLLENLLAHRADPAGTPLIAPLARTAPFTAVLEQVQRAPEPTMLGGDLVTVTGSGPERAVTVRGINAALRRAAEQGALLSELAVPWAVPPVRTELAVHQGC; from the coding sequence GTGACGGGCCCGGTGCCGCCGGCCGCCGTTGGTGGGCTCGCCGCCCAGGGCGCACCGCCCGCCCGACCCACCGCCGCGACGCCACCGGCCGGGACCGGGCACCCCGGGGTCGCCGTGCCCCGGGTGGCGATCGTCGGGGCGAACGGGCACGGCCGCTGGCACCGGCGGACGGTGGCCCCGCTGCACGCGGCGGGACGGTTGCGGCTGGTGGCGCTGGTCGACGTGCGGCCGGTCTCCGACGAGCCGGCCGCGCCCGTCCCACCCGGGGCCACCGTGCACACCGACCACCGGGAGATGCTCGCCGCCACCCGCCCCGACGTGGTGATCGTGTGCACCCCGCCGCACACCCACCTGCCGATCGCCCTGGACGTCCTCGCCGCCGGTGCGGACCTGCTGCTGGAGAAGCCGCCGGTGCTGTCCACCGCCGAGCACCGGGCGCTGGCCGAGGCGCTGGCCGAGGGCGGCCGGGTCTGCCAGGTCGGCTTCCAGGCGCTCGGGTCGGTGGCGCTGGCGCAGTTGTCGGCCGCCGTCGGGCAGGGCCGGCTGGGCACCGTCACCGGCATCGGCACGGTCGCCGCCTGGCAGCGGCCGGACGGCTACTACGCCCGCTCCCCGTGGGCCGGTCGGCGCACCCTGCACGGCCGGCCCGTGCTGGACGGGGCGCTGGTCAACCCGTTCGCGCACGCCGTGATGCAGTGCCTGGCGGTGGCCGAGACGGTGGTCGGGGCACCGGTGCGGCCGGCGCGCATCGAGCTGGAACGCTACCGGGTCCGGCCGATCGAGGTGGACGACACCGCCACGCTGCGGATCGTCACCCCCGGCGGGCCGCCGATCGTGGCGGCGGTGACGCTGGCCGGGGAGGACTTCGTCGCCGGTGAGGTGATCGTGACCGGCACCGCCGGGCGGGCGGTGCTGGAGTACCCGACCGACCGGCTGTTGCTGCCCGGCGACCCGGAGCCACGGGAGGTGCCGGGGCGGCGGGGGCTGCTGGAGAACCTGCTCGCCCACCGCGCCGACCCGGCCGGCACCCCGCTGATCGCCCCGCTGGCCCGGACCGCGCCGTTCACCGCCGTGCTGGAGCAGGTGCAGCGCGCTCCCGAGCCGACCATGCTCGGCGGCGACCTGGTCACGGTGACCGGCAGCGGGCCGGAGCGGGCGGTGACGGTACGCGGCATCAACGCGGCGCTGCGCCGGGCCGCCGAGCAGGGGGCGCTGCTGTCGGAGCTGGCGGTGCCGTGGGCGGTGCCCCCGGTGCGCACCGAACTGGCAGTGCACCAGGGCTGTTGA
- a CDS encoding pectate lyase family protein, translating into MRPRTTGAALVAVSLLLTSGTAAHAAPGRTTTDGVPRAVERLARQTLPAGDGWAADGPGTTGGTAAGPDQVHLVRSRADLVRALGGDNATNRTNATPKVIVVDGVVDGFAADDGSLRSCADLADPEYSLPAYLAAYDPAVWGMVPPTGALEAARVRSVANQTRQTQINVGPNTTIVGRHGATLTGLTLMIDGASNVIVRNLTFDDARDCFPAWSPTDGATGNWNSQYDQVSVRRSEHVWVDHNTFTDGDNPDSAQPVYFGRPYQVHDGSLDVTHTASLVTASYNRFAGRDKLMLIGSSNTVGPDVGRLKVTLHHNLFDRVLQRLPRVRFGQVDVYNNWYRLAGDDFEYAIGVGVQSAAYVEHNFFTLGVGITPADLLYDWGGTAVTTRGNWVDAHHALPRPVDLVAAYNATHDPDLGGDAGWTPTLRASAAVPAPLVPIVVGALAGAGRLPL; encoded by the coding sequence ATGCGTCCACGAACCACCGGGGCGGCCCTGGTCGCCGTCTCCCTCCTCCTGACCTCGGGCACCGCGGCACACGCCGCGCCCGGCCGTACCACCACCGACGGGGTTCCCCGGGCGGTCGAGCGGCTGGCCCGGCAGACCCTGCCGGCCGGCGACGGCTGGGCGGCCGACGGCCCCGGCACCACCGGCGGCACGGCGGCCGGCCCGGACCAGGTCCACCTGGTGCGCAGCCGGGCCGACCTGGTCCGCGCACTGGGCGGCGACAACGCCACCAACCGGACCAACGCCACCCCGAAGGTGATCGTCGTGGACGGCGTCGTCGACGGGTTCGCCGCCGACGACGGCAGCCTGCGCAGCTGTGCCGACCTGGCCGACCCGGAGTACAGCCTGCCGGCCTACCTGGCCGCGTACGACCCGGCGGTGTGGGGCATGGTGCCGCCGACCGGGGCGCTGGAGGCGGCCCGGGTCCGTTCGGTGGCCAACCAGACCCGGCAGACGCAGATCAACGTCGGCCCCAACACCACCATCGTCGGCCGGCACGGGGCCACCCTCACCGGGCTGACCCTGATGATCGACGGGGCCAGCAACGTCATCGTCCGCAACCTGACCTTCGACGACGCCCGGGACTGCTTCCCGGCCTGGTCCCCCACCGACGGCGCGACGGGCAACTGGAACTCCCAGTACGACCAGGTCTCGGTACGCCGCAGCGAGCACGTCTGGGTCGACCACAACACCTTCACCGACGGCGACAACCCGGACAGCGCCCAGCCGGTGTACTTCGGTCGGCCGTACCAGGTGCACGACGGTTCGTTGGACGTCACCCACACCGCCAGCCTGGTGACCGCCTCGTACAACCGGTTCGCGGGAAGGGACAAGCTGATGCTGATCGGCTCGTCCAACACGGTCGGGCCGGACGTCGGCCGGTTGAAGGTGACGCTGCACCACAACCTGTTCGACCGGGTCCTCCAGCGGCTGCCCCGGGTCCGATTCGGCCAGGTCGACGTCTACAACAACTGGTACCGGCTGGCCGGCGACGACTTCGAGTACGCGATCGGCGTGGGCGTGCAGTCCGCCGCGTACGTGGAGCACAACTTCTTCACCCTCGGCGTCGGCATCACCCCCGCCGACCTGCTCTACGACTGGGGTGGCACCGCCGTCACCACCCGGGGCAACTGGGTGGACGCCCACCACGCGCTGCCCCGCCCGGTCGACCTGGTGGCCGCCTACAACGCGACCCATGATCCGGACCTGGGCGGTGACGCCGGCTGGACGCCGACCCTGCGCGCGTCGGCGGCCGTACCCGCGCCGCTGGTGCCGATCGTGGTCGGGGCGCTCGCCGGGGCCGGCCGACTGCCCCTGTGA
- the map gene encoding type I methionyl aminopeptidase, which produces MIEILNPTDVRRARDTGALVAGILQTLKSRTVVGTNLLEIDEWARRMIVEAGAQSCYVDYEPSFGRGPFGHYICTSVNDAVLHGLPHDRTLTDGDLLSLDLAVCLGGVVADSAISFVVGDTRPPESLALIDATERALRAGIAAAGPGARVGDISHAIGTVLDAAGYRVNTEFGGHGVGSTMHQDPHVSNTGRPGRGYRLRPGLLLALEPWVMADTAELVTDADGWTLRSATGCRTAHSEHTIAITPDGAEVMTLPR; this is translated from the coding sequence ATGATCGAGATCCTGAACCCCACCGACGTGCGGCGGGCGCGGGACACCGGTGCCCTGGTCGCCGGGATCCTCCAGACCCTGAAGAGCCGCACCGTCGTCGGCACCAACCTGCTGGAGATCGACGAGTGGGCGCGCCGGATGATCGTCGAGGCCGGGGCGCAGTCCTGCTACGTCGACTACGAGCCGTCCTTCGGGCGCGGCCCGTTCGGCCACTACATCTGCACGTCGGTCAACGACGCGGTACTGCACGGCCTGCCGCACGACCGTACGCTCACCGACGGTGACCTGCTCTCGCTCGACCTCGCGGTCTGTCTCGGCGGGGTGGTCGCCGACTCGGCCATCAGCTTCGTGGTGGGCGACACCCGCCCCCCGGAGAGCCTCGCGCTGATCGACGCGACCGAACGCGCACTGCGCGCCGGAATCGCCGCCGCCGGCCCGGGTGCGCGGGTCGGCGACATCTCGCACGCCATCGGCACGGTCCTCGACGCGGCGGGCTACCGGGTCAACACCGAGTTCGGCGGCCATGGCGTCGGTTCCACCATGCACCAGGACCCGCACGTGTCCAACACCGGCCGGCCCGGTCGCGGCTACCGGTTGCGCCCCGGGCTGCTGCTGGCCCTGGAACCCTGGGTGATGGCGGACACCGCCGAACTCGTCACCGACGCCGACGGCTGGACGCTGCGTAGCGCGACCGGTTGCCGCACGGCGCACAGCGAGCACACGATCGCCATCACCCCCGACGGTGCCGAGGTGATGACCCTGCCCAGGTAG
- a CDS encoding helix-turn-helix domain-containing protein: protein MVRLPLTPAEVERGQRLGALLRRARGQRSMLGTALAAGLSPETLRKIESGRVATPAFPTIAVLADVLGLSLDAVWSEINRSDGGIDLAGQVRAPGERLAS from the coding sequence ATGGTCAGGTTGCCGCTCACTCCCGCCGAGGTCGAACGCGGACAACGCCTCGGTGCACTGCTGCGCCGCGCCCGGGGCCAGCGTTCGATGCTCGGCACCGCGCTGGCCGCCGGGCTCTCCCCGGAGACCCTTCGCAAGATCGAGTCCGGCCGGGTGGCCACCCCCGCCTTCCCGACCATCGCGGTGCTCGCCGACGTCCTCGGCCTCTCCCTCGACGCGGTCTGGTCGGAGATCAACCGGTCCGACGGCGGGATCGACCTCGCCGGCCAGGTCCGCGCCCCCGGCGAGCGGCTGGCCTCGTAA
- a CDS encoding ATP-binding protein: MAGGRDVDGGFPDPATEPLPPADPTPPIDPVPPVGPAPPIDPAPPVGPVTRDVPGAFRVALAADPAQLSPTREALRAWLTGLGVGEAEVEVVLIAVGEACANAIEHGYRFAAGSTVRVQARLHGDRLEIEVSDTGGWREAPSDDRDRGRGQLIMMRLMDEARIDGTAAGTTVRLVKHLVDAS; the protein is encoded by the coding sequence GTGGCGGGTGGACGCGACGTGGACGGGGGCTTCCCCGACCCGGCGACCGAACCTCTCCCGCCGGCCGACCCGACACCACCCATCGACCCGGTGCCACCGGTCGGCCCGGCACCACCCATCGACCCGGCGCCACCGGTCGGCCCGGTGACCCGTGACGTGCCGGGGGCGTTCCGCGTCGCGCTGGCCGCCGATCCGGCGCAGCTCTCCCCCACCCGGGAGGCCCTGCGGGCCTGGCTGACCGGGCTCGGGGTGGGCGAGGCGGAGGTGGAGGTGGTGCTGATCGCGGTCGGCGAGGCGTGCGCCAACGCCATCGAGCACGGCTACCGGTTCGCAGCCGGGTCGACCGTCCGGGTGCAGGCGCGGCTACACGGCGATCGACTGGAGATCGAGGTGTCGGACACCGGCGGTTGGCGGGAGGCCCCTTCGGACGACAGGGACCGGGGCCGCGGGCAGTTGATCATGATGCGGTTGATGGACGAGGCTCGGATCGACGGCACCGCCGCCGGGACGACGGTACGGCTGGTCAAGCACCTCGTCGACGCCTCCTGA
- a CDS encoding HD domain-containing protein, producing MEFPPYLATMPMHAITELHGEPGLLARFRLELPAFPAAERDRLTAALDLAAELHRDDRRSREPYLNHLLRVAIRMMHHYQVRDVDVIVAGLLHDAVEDHPGELAGAGAADPTAAALATLAGRFGSRVARLVAAVTNPAYDPERDPHVQYREHVAASLDREPWARVIKVSDFTDNGVGVVYAVGPKVARSAAKYRPLVPVFRELIARPDTPLSMPVKRHIFAQLDLAEERFSAILDHPA from the coding sequence ATGGAGTTCCCGCCGTACCTCGCCACCATGCCGATGCACGCGATCACCGAGCTGCACGGCGAGCCGGGCCTGCTGGCCCGGTTCCGGTTGGAGCTGCCGGCCTTCCCGGCCGCCGAGCGGGACCGGCTGACCGCCGCCCTGGACCTCGCCGCCGAGCTGCACCGCGACGACCGCCGTTCCCGGGAGCCCTACCTCAACCACCTGTTGCGGGTGGCCATCCGGATGATGCACCACTATCAGGTGCGCGACGTCGACGTGATCGTCGCCGGGTTGCTGCACGACGCGGTGGAGGACCACCCGGGCGAGCTGGCCGGCGCGGGAGCCGCCGACCCGACGGCGGCGGCGCTGGCCACCCTTGCCGGCCGGTTCGGGTCGCGGGTGGCCCGGCTCGTCGCGGCGGTCACCAATCCGGCGTACGACCCGGAGCGCGACCCGCACGTGCAGTACCGCGAGCACGTCGCGGCCAGCCTGGACCGGGAGCCGTGGGCACGGGTCATCAAGGTCTCCGACTTCACCGACAACGGCGTGGGGGTGGTCTACGCCGTCGGGCCGAAGGTGGCCCGCTCGGCGGCGAAGTACCGACCGCTGGTACCGGTGTTCCGGGAGCTGATCGCCCGACCGGACACCCCGCTGTCGATGCCGGTGAAGCGGCACATCTTCGCCCAGCTCGACCTGGCCGAGGAGCGGTTCAGCGCGATCCTCGACCACCCCGCCTGA
- a CDS encoding barstar family protein, whose protein sequence is MTGQRQPGWLRVTDEPQPAGHPTPSVTVPGAAARTRPALFDALTDALDLPGHFGRNWDALADLLADRLDVGPLTLEVTDAGLLLTDEPPGQLGTLLDVIGGVSAGSREPVCLLLRDTPQRLPDLWHRLSAVLGGCGVSVPPGAAC, encoded by the coding sequence ATGACCGGACAGCGCCAGCCGGGTTGGCTGCGGGTGACCGACGAGCCGCAGCCGGCAGGGCACCCGACGCCGTCGGTCACCGTGCCCGGGGCGGCGGCCCGCACCCGCCCGGCGCTGTTCGACGCTCTCACCGACGCCCTCGACCTGCCCGGACACTTCGGCCGTAACTGGGACGCGCTGGCCGACCTGCTGGCCGACCGGCTCGACGTCGGGCCGCTCACCCTCGAGGTGACCGACGCCGGCCTGTTGCTGACCGACGAGCCACCCGGCCAGCTCGGCACCCTGCTCGACGTGATCGGCGGGGTGTCGGCCGGCTCCCGGGAACCGGTCTGCCTGCTGCTGCGGGACACCCCGCAGCGGCTGCCCGACCTGTGGCACCGGCTCTCCGCCGTCCTCGGCGGCTGCGGGGTGTCCGTGCCACCCGGCGCGGCCTGCTGA
- a CDS encoding ribonuclease domain-containing protein, which translates to MTAPTPVARPRRLPGTLALLTALVAAMLVGPSVVAPRLTDSASAAVYGSCTMSRCADARTARSGWSAKGFPTSRGWYAWSGGLSNFAGGQFYNYEGQLPANATYYEYDVYPRVSGAARDAYRIVVNRSTGATWFSPDHYANFYRI; encoded by the coding sequence GTGACCGCCCCGACTCCGGTCGCCCGACCGCGCCGACTGCCGGGCACGCTCGCCCTGCTGACCGCCCTGGTCGCGGCGATGCTCGTCGGGCCGTCCGTGGTGGCCCCGAGGCTGACCGACTCCGCGTCGGCGGCGGTCTACGGCTCCTGCACGATGTCCCGCTGCGCGGACGCCCGTACCGCCCGTTCCGGCTGGTCGGCCAAGGGCTTCCCGACCAGCCGGGGCTGGTACGCCTGGAGCGGCGGGCTGTCGAACTTCGCCGGTGGCCAGTTCTACAACTACGAGGGCCAGCTTCCCGCCAACGCCACCTACTACGAGTACGACGTCTATCCGCGGGTCTCCGGCGCGGCGCGGGACGCGTACCGCATCGTGGTGAACAGGAGCACCGGAGCGACCTGGTTCTCGCCCGACCACTACGCGAACTTCTACCGGATCTGA